One part of the Phoenix dactylifera cultivar Barhee BC4 chromosome 4, palm_55x_up_171113_PBpolish2nd_filt_p, whole genome shotgun sequence genome encodes these proteins:
- the LOC103721745 gene encoding uncharacterized protein LOC103721745 isoform X5 — protein sequence MDMQCQHKAQWLMIFGLFFLLILTSNWACHAAALSSDQVSNVESGDGRIFGCLPCSQAYLASSYFDHRNSLLELDFHDFLAQEFGTGDLCRGLANDMNVLGLADLHRHLSGEGSHRHVVSTLTFVNQSDDPFELQHLVHRRAFLDAAVFGDSNLELPSALSNRSIVEIHMDIRNDLLENYETVIQLPLHARYPPLDSSGYARIEIGRPDLFIRCRPKQLQPESCSWTLKILGAGYAKNVMWQVPCGNEAHTGIVSSITFATALMMVVLSQDDLTKQHGCLLDRKTEPSGFVRNC from the exons ATGGACATGCAATGCCAGCATAAGGCCCAATGGCTGATGATATTtggcctcttcttcctcttgatctTAACCAGCAATTGGGCATGTCATGCCGCTGCTTTGTCTTCTGACCAG GTGAGCAATGTGGAAAGCGGTGATGGGAGAATCTTTGGCTGTTTGCCATGCTCACAAGCTTACCTTGCCAGCTCTTATTTTGATCACCGCAATAGCCTGCTTGAATTggattttcatgattttttagCTCAAGAATTTGGTACTGGTGACTTGTGTAGAGGGCTGGCTAATGATATGAATGTGCTTGGACTTGCAGACCTGCACCGGCATCTGAGCGGTGAAGGTTCTCATCGACATGTGGTTTCCACCTTGACATTTGTTAACCAATCGGATG ATCCATTTGAGCTGCAACATCTTGTCCACCGCAGAG CCTTTCTTGATGCTGCCGTTTTTGGAGACTCGAATCTGGAATTACCCTCAGCTCTGTCCAACAGATCAATTGTTGAAATTCACATGGATATTAGGAATGACTTGCTGGAGAACTATGAAACTGTTATTCAGTTACCGCTGCATGCTAGATATCCG CCTCTTGACTCCAGTGGTTATGCAAGGATCGAAATAGGCCGACCAGACTTGTTCATACGCTGTAGACCAAAACAATTACAACCAGAGTCTTGTTCATGGACACTTAAAATCCTGGGTGCTGGATATGCGAAAAATGTCATGTGGCAAGTACCTTGTGGAAATGAAGCACATACAGGAATTGTATCCAGCATTACTTTTGCCACAGCACTAAT GATGGTTGTTCTATCGCAGGATGACTTGACGAAACAACATGGATGCTTGCTTGACAGGAAAACAGAGCCCAGTGGATTTGTACGGAACTGCTAA
- the LOC103721745 gene encoding phosphatidylinositol-glycan biosynthesis class X protein-like isoform X2, whose protein sequence is MDMQCQHKAQWLMIFGLFFLLILTSNWACHAAALSSDQVSNVESGDGRIFGCLPCSQAYLASSYFDHRNSLLELDFHDFLAQEFGTGDLCRGLANDMNVLGLADLHRHLSGEGSHRHVVSTLTFVNQSDGKKWLDSHSCEAVIIEKLPIGVFADPFELQHLVHRRAFLDAAVFGDSNLELPSALSNRSIVEIHMDIRNDLLENYETVIQLPLHARYPPLDSSGYARIEIGRPDLFIRCRPKQLQPESCSWTLKILGAGYAKNVMWQVPCGNEAHTGIVSSITFATALMMVVLSQHDLMKQHGCLLDRKTEPS, encoded by the exons ATGGACATGCAATGCCAGCATAAGGCCCAATGGCTGATGATATTtggcctcttcttcctcttgatctTAACCAGCAATTGGGCATGTCATGCCGCTGCTTTGTCTTCTGACCAG GTGAGCAATGTGGAAAGCGGTGATGGGAGAATCTTTGGCTGTTTGCCATGCTCACAAGCTTACCTTGCCAGCTCTTATTTTGATCACCGCAATAGCCTGCTTGAATTggattttcatgattttttagCTCAAGAATTTGGTACTGGTGACTTGTGTAGAGGGCTGGCTAATGATATGAATGTGCTTGGACTTGCAGACCTGCACCGGCATCTGAGCGGTGAAGGTTCTCATCGACATGTGGTTTCCACCTTGACATTTGTTAACCAATCGGATGGTAAGAAGTGGCTTGATTCTCACTCTTGTGAAGCAGTGATTATTGAAAAACTTCCAATTGGAGTCTTTGCAGATCCATTTGAGCTGCAACATCTTGTCCACCGCAGAG CCTTTCTTGATGCTGCCGTTTTTGGAGACTCGAATCTGGAATTACCCTCAGCTCTGTCCAACAGATCAATTGTTGAAATTCACATGGATATTAGGAATGACTTGCTGGAGAACTATGAAACTGTTATTCAGTTACCGCTGCATGCTAGATATCCG CCTCTTGACTCCAGTGGTTATGCAAGGATCGAAATAGGCCGACCAGACTTGTTCATACGCTGTAGACCAAAACAATTACAACCAGAGTCTTGTTCATGGACACTTAAAATCCTGGGTGCTGGATATGCGAAAAATGTCATGTGGCAAGTACCTTGTGGAAATGAAGCACATACAGGAATTGTATCCAGCATTACTTTTGCCACAGCACTAAT GATGGTTGTTCTATCGCAGCACGACTTGATGAAACAACATGGATGCTTGCTTGACAGGAAAACAGAGCCTAGCTGA
- the LOC103721745 gene encoding phosphatidylinositol-glycan biosynthesis class X protein-like isoform X3 codes for MDMQCQHKAQWLMIFGLFFLLILTSNWACHAAALSSDQVSNVESGDGRIFGCLPCSQAYLASSYFDHRNSLLELDFHDFLAQEFGTGDLCRGLANDMNVLGLADLHRHLSGEGSHRHVVSTLTFVNQSDGKKWLDSHSCEAVIIEKLPIGVFADPFELQHLVHRRAFLDAAVFGDSNLELPSALSNRSIVEIHMDIRNDLLENYETVIQLPLHARYPPLDSSGYARIEIGRPDLFIRCRPKQLQPESCSWTLKILGAGYAKNVMWQVPCGNEAHTGIVSSITFATALMCVLLIVLSAIYFSGSNSIKCSL; via the exons ATGGACATGCAATGCCAGCATAAGGCCCAATGGCTGATGATATTtggcctcttcttcctcttgatctTAACCAGCAATTGGGCATGTCATGCCGCTGCTTTGTCTTCTGACCAG GTGAGCAATGTGGAAAGCGGTGATGGGAGAATCTTTGGCTGTTTGCCATGCTCACAAGCTTACCTTGCCAGCTCTTATTTTGATCACCGCAATAGCCTGCTTGAATTggattttcatgattttttagCTCAAGAATTTGGTACTGGTGACTTGTGTAGAGGGCTGGCTAATGATATGAATGTGCTTGGACTTGCAGACCTGCACCGGCATCTGAGCGGTGAAGGTTCTCATCGACATGTGGTTTCCACCTTGACATTTGTTAACCAATCGGATGGTAAGAAGTGGCTTGATTCTCACTCTTGTGAAGCAGTGATTATTGAAAAACTTCCAATTGGAGTCTTTGCAGATCCATTTGAGCTGCAACATCTTGTCCACCGCAGAG CCTTTCTTGATGCTGCCGTTTTTGGAGACTCGAATCTGGAATTACCCTCAGCTCTGTCCAACAGATCAATTGTTGAAATTCACATGGATATTAGGAATGACTTGCTGGAGAACTATGAAACTGTTATTCAGTTACCGCTGCATGCTAGATATCCG CCTCTTGACTCCAGTGGTTATGCAAGGATCGAAATAGGCCGACCAGACTTGTTCATACGCTGTAGACCAAAACAATTACAACCAGAGTCTTGTTCATGGACACTTAAAATCCTGGGTGCTGGATATGCGAAAAATGTCATGTGGCAAGTACCTTGTGGAAATGAAGCACATACAGGAATTGTATCCAGCATTACTTTTGCCACAGCACTAATGTGCGTTTTGTTAATTGTTTTATCGGCTATTTATTTTTCTGGGAGCAATAGTATCAAATGCTCCTTATGA
- the LOC103721745 gene encoding uncharacterized protein LOC103721745 isoform X8, whose product MDMQCQHKAQWLMIFGLFFLLILTSNWACHAAALSSDQVSNVESGDGRIFGCLPCSQAYLASSYFDHRNSLLELDFHDFLAQEFGTGDLCRGLANDMNVLGLADLHRHLSGEGSHRHVVSTLTFVNQSDGKKWLDSHSCEAVIIEKLPIGVFADPFELQHLVHRRAFLDAAVFGDSNLELPSALSNRSIVEIHMDIRNDLLENYETVIQLPLHARYPPLDSSGYARIEIGRPDLFIRCRPKQLQPESCSWTLKILGAGYAKNVMWQDGCSIAARLDETTWMLA is encoded by the exons ATGGACATGCAATGCCAGCATAAGGCCCAATGGCTGATGATATTtggcctcttcttcctcttgatctTAACCAGCAATTGGGCATGTCATGCCGCTGCTTTGTCTTCTGACCAG GTGAGCAATGTGGAAAGCGGTGATGGGAGAATCTTTGGCTGTTTGCCATGCTCACAAGCTTACCTTGCCAGCTCTTATTTTGATCACCGCAATAGCCTGCTTGAATTggattttcatgattttttagCTCAAGAATTTGGTACTGGTGACTTGTGTAGAGGGCTGGCTAATGATATGAATGTGCTTGGACTTGCAGACCTGCACCGGCATCTGAGCGGTGAAGGTTCTCATCGACATGTGGTTTCCACCTTGACATTTGTTAACCAATCGGATGGTAAGAAGTGGCTTGATTCTCACTCTTGTGAAGCAGTGATTATTGAAAAACTTCCAATTGGAGTCTTTGCAGATCCATTTGAGCTGCAACATCTTGTCCACCGCAGAG CCTTTCTTGATGCTGCCGTTTTTGGAGACTCGAATCTGGAATTACCCTCAGCTCTGTCCAACAGATCAATTGTTGAAATTCACATGGATATTAGGAATGACTTGCTGGAGAACTATGAAACTGTTATTCAGTTACCGCTGCATGCTAGATATCCG CCTCTTGACTCCAGTGGTTATGCAAGGATCGAAATAGGCCGACCAGACTTGTTCATACGCTGTAGACCAAAACAATTACAACCAGAGTCTTGTTCATGGACACTTAAAATCCTGGGTGCTGGATATGCGAAAAATGTCATGTGGCAA GATGGTTGTTCTATCGCAGCACGACTTGATGAAACAACATGGATGCTTGCTTGA
- the LOC103721745 gene encoding phosphatidylinositol-glycan biosynthesis class X protein-like isoform X4, whose translation MDMQCQHKAQWLMIFGLFFLLILTSNWACHAAALSSDQVSNVESGDGRIFGCLPCSQAYLASSYFDHRNSLLELDFHDFLAQEFGTGDLCRGLANDMNVLGLADLHRHLSGEGSHRHVVSTLTFVNQSDGKKWLDSHSCEAVIIEKLPIGVFADPFELQHLVHRRAFLDAAVFGDSNLELPSALSNRSIVEIHMDIRNDLLENYETVIQLPLHARYPPLDSSGYARIEIGRPDLFIRCRPKQLQPESCSWTLKNLGAGYAKNVMWQVPCGNEAHTGIVSSITFATALTRVLLIVLSAIYFSGSNSIKCS comes from the exons ATGGACATGCAATGCCAGCATAAGGCCCAATGGCTGATGATATTtggcctcttcttcctcttgatctTAACCAGCAATTGGGCATGTCATGCCGCTGCTTTGTCTTCTGACCAG GTGAGCAATGTGGAAAGCGGTGATGGGAGAATCTTTGGCTGTTTGCCATGCTCACAAGCTTACCTTGCCAGCTCTTATTTTGATCACCGCAATAGCCTGCTTGAATTggattttcatgattttttagCTCAAGAATTTGGTACTGGTGACTTGTGTAGAGGGCTGGCTAATGATATGAATGTGCTTGGACTTGCAGACCTGCACCGGCATCTGAGCGGTGAAGGTTCTCATCGACATGTGGTTTCCACCTTGACATTTGTTAACCAATCGGATGGTAAGAAGTGGCTTGATTCTCACTCTTGTGAAGCAGTGATTATTGAAAAACTTCCAATTGGAGTCTTTGCAGATCCATTTGAGCTGCAACATCTTGTCCACCGCAGAG CCTTTCTTGATGCTGCCGTTTTTGGAGACTCGAATCTGGAATTACCCTCAGCTCTGTCCAACAGATCAATTGTTGAAATTCACATGGATATTAGGAATGACTTGCTGGAGAACTATGAAACTGTTATTCAGTTACCGCTGCATGCTAGATATCCG CCCCTTGACTCCAGTGGTTATGCAAGGATCGAAATAGGCCGACCAGACTTGTTCATACGCTGTAGACCAAAACAATTACAACCAGAGTCCTGTTCATGGACACTTAAAAATCTGGGTGCTGGATATGCGAAAAATGTCATGTGGCAAGTACCCTGTGGAAATGAGGCACATACAGGAATTGTATCCAGCATTACTTTTGCTACAGCTCTAACACGCGTTTTATTAATTGTTTTATCAGCTATTTATTTTTCTGGGAGCAATAGTATCAAATGCTCCTAA
- the LOC103721745 gene encoding phosphatidylinositol-glycan biosynthesis class X protein-like isoform X1, translated as MDMQCQHKAQWLMIFGLFFLLILTSNWACHAAALSSDQVSNVESGDGRIFGCLPCSQAYLASSYFDHRNSLLELDFHDFLAQEFGTGDLCRGLANDMNVLGLADLHRHLSGEGSHRHVVSTLTFVNQSDGKKWLDSHSCEAVIIEKLPIGVFADPFELQHLVHRRAFLDAAVFGDSNLELPSALSNRSIVEIHMDIRNDLLENYETVIQLPLHARYPPLDSSGYARIEIGRPDLFIRCRPKQLQPESCSWTLKILGAGYAKNVMWQVPCGNEAHTGIVSSITFATALMMVVLSQDDLTKQHGCLLDRKTEPSGFVRNC; from the exons ATGGACATGCAATGCCAGCATAAGGCCCAATGGCTGATGATATTtggcctcttcttcctcttgatctTAACCAGCAATTGGGCATGTCATGCCGCTGCTTTGTCTTCTGACCAG GTGAGCAATGTGGAAAGCGGTGATGGGAGAATCTTTGGCTGTTTGCCATGCTCACAAGCTTACCTTGCCAGCTCTTATTTTGATCACCGCAATAGCCTGCTTGAATTggattttcatgattttttagCTCAAGAATTTGGTACTGGTGACTTGTGTAGAGGGCTGGCTAATGATATGAATGTGCTTGGACTTGCAGACCTGCACCGGCATCTGAGCGGTGAAGGTTCTCATCGACATGTGGTTTCCACCTTGACATTTGTTAACCAATCGGATGGTAAGAAGTGGCTTGATTCTCACTCTTGTGAAGCAGTGATTATTGAAAAACTTCCAATTGGAGTCTTTGCAGATCCATTTGAGCTGCAACATCTTGTCCACCGCAGAG CCTTTCTTGATGCTGCCGTTTTTGGAGACTCGAATCTGGAATTACCCTCAGCTCTGTCCAACAGATCAATTGTTGAAATTCACATGGATATTAGGAATGACTTGCTGGAGAACTATGAAACTGTTATTCAGTTACCGCTGCATGCTAGATATCCG CCTCTTGACTCCAGTGGTTATGCAAGGATCGAAATAGGCCGACCAGACTTGTTCATACGCTGTAGACCAAAACAATTACAACCAGAGTCTTGTTCATGGACACTTAAAATCCTGGGTGCTGGATATGCGAAAAATGTCATGTGGCAAGTACCTTGTGGAAATGAAGCACATACAGGAATTGTATCCAGCATTACTTTTGCCACAGCACTAAT GATGGTTGTTCTATCGCAGGATGACTTGACGAAACAACATGGATGCTTGCTTGACAGGAAAACAGAGCCCAGTGGATTTGTACGGAACTGCTAA
- the LOC103721745 gene encoding uncharacterized protein LOC103721745 isoform X10, which translates to MDMQCQHKAQWLMIFGLFFLLILTSNWACHAAALSSDQVSNVESGDGRIFGCLPCSQAYLASSYFDHRNSLLELDFHDFLAQEFGTGDLCRGLANDMNVLGLADLHRHLSGEGSHRHVVSTLTFVNQSDGKKWLDSHSCEAVIIEKLPIGVFADPFELQHLVHRRAFLDAAVFGDSNLELPSALSNRSIVEIHMDIRNDLLENYETVIQLPLHARYPPLDSSGYARIEIGRPDLFIRCRPKQLQPESCSWTLKILGAGYAKNVMWQDGCSIAG; encoded by the exons ATGGACATGCAATGCCAGCATAAGGCCCAATGGCTGATGATATTtggcctcttcttcctcttgatctTAACCAGCAATTGGGCATGTCATGCCGCTGCTTTGTCTTCTGACCAG GTGAGCAATGTGGAAAGCGGTGATGGGAGAATCTTTGGCTGTTTGCCATGCTCACAAGCTTACCTTGCCAGCTCTTATTTTGATCACCGCAATAGCCTGCTTGAATTggattttcatgattttttagCTCAAGAATTTGGTACTGGTGACTTGTGTAGAGGGCTGGCTAATGATATGAATGTGCTTGGACTTGCAGACCTGCACCGGCATCTGAGCGGTGAAGGTTCTCATCGACATGTGGTTTCCACCTTGACATTTGTTAACCAATCGGATGGTAAGAAGTGGCTTGATTCTCACTCTTGTGAAGCAGTGATTATTGAAAAACTTCCAATTGGAGTCTTTGCAGATCCATTTGAGCTGCAACATCTTGTCCACCGCAGAG CCTTTCTTGATGCTGCCGTTTTTGGAGACTCGAATCTGGAATTACCCTCAGCTCTGTCCAACAGATCAATTGTTGAAATTCACATGGATATTAGGAATGACTTGCTGGAGAACTATGAAACTGTTATTCAGTTACCGCTGCATGCTAGATATCCG CCTCTTGACTCCAGTGGTTATGCAAGGATCGAAATAGGCCGACCAGACTTGTTCATACGCTGTAGACCAAAACAATTACAACCAGAGTCTTGTTCATGGACACTTAAAATCCTGGGTGCTGGATATGCGAAAAATGTCATGTGGCAA GATGGTTGTTCTATCGCAGGATGA
- the LOC103721745 gene encoding uncharacterized protein LOC103721745 isoform X9 → MDMQCQHKAQWLMIFGLFFLLILTSNWACHAAALSSDQVSNVESGDGRIFGCLPCSQAYLASSYFDHRNSLLELDFHDFLAQEFGTGDLCRGLANDMNVLGLADLHRHLSGEGSHRHVVSTLTFVNQSDAFLDAAVFGDSNLELPSALSNRSIVEIHMDIRNDLLENYETVIQLPLHARYPPLDSSGYARIEIGRPDLFIRCRPKQLQPESCSWTLKILGAGYAKNVMWQVPCGNEAHTGIVSSITFATALMMVVLSQDDLTKQHGCLLDRKTEPSGFVRNC, encoded by the exons ATGGACATGCAATGCCAGCATAAGGCCCAATGGCTGATGATATTtggcctcttcttcctcttgatctTAACCAGCAATTGGGCATGTCATGCCGCTGCTTTGTCTTCTGACCAG GTGAGCAATGTGGAAAGCGGTGATGGGAGAATCTTTGGCTGTTTGCCATGCTCACAAGCTTACCTTGCCAGCTCTTATTTTGATCACCGCAATAGCCTGCTTGAATTggattttcatgattttttagCTCAAGAATTTGGTACTGGTGACTTGTGTAGAGGGCTGGCTAATGATATGAATGTGCTTGGACTTGCAGACCTGCACCGGCATCTGAGCGGTGAAGGTTCTCATCGACATGTGGTTTCCACCTTGACATTTGTTAACCAATCGGATG CCTTTCTTGATGCTGCCGTTTTTGGAGACTCGAATCTGGAATTACCCTCAGCTCTGTCCAACAGATCAATTGTTGAAATTCACATGGATATTAGGAATGACTTGCTGGAGAACTATGAAACTGTTATTCAGTTACCGCTGCATGCTAGATATCCG CCTCTTGACTCCAGTGGTTATGCAAGGATCGAAATAGGCCGACCAGACTTGTTCATACGCTGTAGACCAAAACAATTACAACCAGAGTCTTGTTCATGGACACTTAAAATCCTGGGTGCTGGATATGCGAAAAATGTCATGTGGCAAGTACCTTGTGGAAATGAAGCACATACAGGAATTGTATCCAGCATTACTTTTGCCACAGCACTAAT GATGGTTGTTCTATCGCAGGATGACTTGACGAAACAACATGGATGCTTGCTTGACAGGAAAACAGAGCCCAGTGGATTTGTACGGAACTGCTAA
- the LOC103721745 gene encoding phosphatidylinositol-glycan biosynthesis class X protein-like isoform X7: MDMQCQHKAQWLMIFGLFFLLILTSNWACHAAALSSDQVSNVESGDGRIFGCLPCSQAYLASSYFDHRNSLLELDFHDFLAQEFGTGDLCRGLANDMNVLGLADLHRHLSGEGSHRHVVSTLTFVNQSDGKKWLDSHSCEAVIIEKLPIGVFADPFELQHLVHRRAFLDAAVFGDSNLELPSALSNRSIVEIHMDIRNDLLENYETVIQLPLHARYPPLDSSGYARIEIGRPDLFIRCRPKQLQPESCSWTLKILGAGYAKNVMWQVPCGNEAHTGIVSSITFATALM; this comes from the exons ATGGACATGCAATGCCAGCATAAGGCCCAATGGCTGATGATATTtggcctcttcttcctcttgatctTAACCAGCAATTGGGCATGTCATGCCGCTGCTTTGTCTTCTGACCAG GTGAGCAATGTGGAAAGCGGTGATGGGAGAATCTTTGGCTGTTTGCCATGCTCACAAGCTTACCTTGCCAGCTCTTATTTTGATCACCGCAATAGCCTGCTTGAATTggattttcatgattttttagCTCAAGAATTTGGTACTGGTGACTTGTGTAGAGGGCTGGCTAATGATATGAATGTGCTTGGACTTGCAGACCTGCACCGGCATCTGAGCGGTGAAGGTTCTCATCGACATGTGGTTTCCACCTTGACATTTGTTAACCAATCGGATGGTAAGAAGTGGCTTGATTCTCACTCTTGTGAAGCAGTGATTATTGAAAAACTTCCAATTGGAGTCTTTGCAGATCCATTTGAGCTGCAACATCTTGTCCACCGCAGAG CCTTTCTTGATGCTGCCGTTTTTGGAGACTCGAATCTGGAATTACCCTCAGCTCTGTCCAACAGATCAATTGTTGAAATTCACATGGATATTAGGAATGACTTGCTGGAGAACTATGAAACTGTTATTCAGTTACCGCTGCATGCTAGATATCCG CCTCTTGACTCCAGTGGTTATGCAAGGATCGAAATAGGCCGACCAGACTTGTTCATACGCTGTAGACCAAAACAATTACAACCAGAGTCTTGTTCATGGACACTTAAAATCCTGGGTGCTGGATATGCGAAAAATGTCATGTGGCAAGTACCTTGTGGAAATGAAGCACATACAGGAATTGTATCCAGCATTACTTTTGCCACAGCACTAAT GTGA
- the LOC103721745 gene encoding uncharacterized protein LOC103721745 isoform X11, with the protein MDMQCQHKAQWLMIFGLFFLLILTSNWACHAAALSSDQVSNVESGDGRIFGCLPCSQAYLASSYFDHRNSLLELDFHDFLAQEFGTGDLCRGLANDMNVLGLADLHRHLSGEGSHRHVVSTLTFVNQSDGKKWLDSHSCEAVIIEKLPIGVFADPFELQHLVHRRAFLDAAVFGDSNLELPSALSNRSIVEIHMDIRNDLLENYETVIQLPLHARYPIAHMKSSTFPANEVVDSIVAKWVLPSS; encoded by the exons ATGGACATGCAATGCCAGCATAAGGCCCAATGGCTGATGATATTtggcctcttcttcctcttgatctTAACCAGCAATTGGGCATGTCATGCCGCTGCTTTGTCTTCTGACCAG GTGAGCAATGTGGAAAGCGGTGATGGGAGAATCTTTGGCTGTTTGCCATGCTCACAAGCTTACCTTGCCAGCTCTTATTTTGATCACCGCAATAGCCTGCTTGAATTggattttcatgattttttagCTCAAGAATTTGGTACTGGTGACTTGTGTAGAGGGCTGGCTAATGATATGAATGTGCTTGGACTTGCAGACCTGCACCGGCATCTGAGCGGTGAAGGTTCTCATCGACATGTGGTTTCCACCTTGACATTTGTTAACCAATCGGATGGTAAGAAGTGGCTTGATTCTCACTCTTGTGAAGCAGTGATTATTGAAAAACTTCCAATTGGAGTCTTTGCAGATCCATTTGAGCTGCAACATCTTGTCCACCGCAGAG CCTTTCTTGATGCTGCCGTTTTTGGAGACTCGAATCTGGAATTACCCTCAGCTCTGTCCAACAGATCAATTGTTGAAATTCACATGGATATTAGGAATGACTTGCTGGAGAACTATGAAACTGTTATTCAGTTACCGCTGCATGCTAGATATCCG ATTGCACATATGAAGTCAAGCACTTTTCCGGCGAATGAGGTGGTTGACAGTATTGTAGCGAAATGGGTATTACCAT CCTCTTGA